The following are from one region of the Pseudohongiella spirulinae genome:
- a CDS encoding YifB family Mg chelatase-like AAA ATPase: MSLSVVYTRANQGVDAPLVTVETHLSNGLPSLSMVGLPETAVKESRERVRSAILNAGLEFPAMRITINLAPADVPKAGGRYDLAIALSILAASGQICQKRLPFTEILGELALSGQVRGIQGVVPAVIAARNQLRSALIPQINAGEAAVVRDAQCHVVADLRSACQHFVKGQPGLPVLPMAELDAALEQHSPDPLASIRGQQHAKRALTIAAAGGHNMLMVGPPGTGKTLLANALPGLLPRLAENQSLQVAAIRSVAGTPVDSSQWGIPPFRAPHHGASSVAIVGGGRSLQPGEVTLAHSGVLFLDELTEFKRHVLESLREPLEAGQVTISRADYRVTFPSAFQLVCAMNPCPCGYFGDSQRQCTCTPERIARYLEKISGPLLDRIDLQVEVARLDYQQLMHEPSGTADEPVWSPHRIERCRARQLQRSDCLNARLTARMLHDVCPLSTECDALLKSVVESMKLSARACHRVIKLARTIADMEEAADIAAEHLAEAASYRGLSLPGGSPAL, translated from the coding sequence GTGTCTTTGTCTGTGGTGTACACACGGGCCAATCAGGGTGTGGACGCCCCCTTGGTCACCGTGGAAACGCATTTGTCCAATGGGCTGCCTTCTTTGTCCATGGTGGGCCTTCCGGAAACTGCCGTTAAAGAGAGCCGGGAGCGGGTACGAAGCGCCATACTGAATGCCGGGCTGGAATTTCCCGCCATGCGCATCACAATCAATCTGGCGCCGGCGGATGTGCCCAAAGCGGGTGGGCGGTATGACCTGGCCATCGCGCTGAGCATTCTGGCGGCATCCGGACAGATCTGTCAGAAGCGTTTGCCATTTACAGAAATATTGGGAGAGCTGGCGCTGTCAGGCCAGGTTAGAGGTATACAGGGTGTGGTGCCGGCTGTGATTGCTGCGCGAAATCAGTTGCGCTCGGCCCTGATTCCGCAGATCAACGCGGGTGAGGCGGCAGTGGTGCGTGATGCGCAATGCCATGTGGTGGCTGACCTGCGCAGTGCCTGTCAACATTTTGTGAAGGGCCAGCCCGGACTGCCGGTGTTGCCGATGGCAGAGCTCGATGCTGCTCTCGAGCAGCATTCACCAGATCCGCTGGCATCAATTCGAGGCCAGCAACATGCTAAACGAGCGTTGACGATTGCCGCCGCGGGTGGACACAACATGTTGATGGTGGGACCGCCGGGAACTGGTAAGACGCTGCTGGCTAATGCGCTGCCGGGGCTGCTGCCGCGGCTGGCTGAAAACCAGTCTCTGCAGGTGGCAGCCATTCGCTCAGTAGCGGGTACCCCGGTCGACAGCTCGCAATGGGGCATTCCTCCTTTCCGCGCGCCGCATCATGGTGCCAGCAGCGTGGCGATTGTCGGCGGTGGACGCAGTCTGCAGCCGGGCGAAGTGACCCTGGCTCATTCCGGCGTGTTGTTTCTGGATGAGCTGACCGAGTTCAAGAGGCATGTGCTGGAAAGTCTGCGCGAACCACTGGAGGCCGGGCAGGTCACTATCAGCCGCGCCGACTATCGGGTCACTTTCCCTTCGGCCTTCCAGCTGGTCTGTGCAATGAATCCTTGCCCCTGTGGTTATTTCGGCGATTCGCAGCGCCAGTGTACCTGCACGCCGGAGCGTATTGCCCGCTATCTGGAAAAAATCTCTGGTCCGCTGCTTGATCGTATCGACCTGCAGGTGGAGGTCGCCAGACTGGATTACCAGCAATTGATGCATGAGCCCAGTGGGACGGCTGATGAGCCGGTGTGGTCGCCGCATCGTATCGAGCGATGTCGTGCCCGGCAGTTACAACGTAGTGACTGTCTGAACGCACGGCTGACAGCGCGTATGCTGCATGATGTCTGTCCGCTGTCTACCGAGTGTGACGCCTTGCTTAAATCGGTGGTGGAGTCAATGAAGTTGTCAGCGCGCGCCTGCCACCGGGTAATCAAACTGGCGCGCACTATTGCTGATATGGAAGAGGCTGCTGATATAGCTGCAGAACATCTGGCTGAAGCTGCCTCCTACAGGGGCCTTAGTCTGCCTGGCGGTTCTCCAGCGCTGTAA
- a CDS encoding putative bifunctional diguanylate cyclase/phosphodiesterase, whose amino-acid sequence MRILLISEQESDFGLIDQLIQKITDIPCQLLSCPADPAALAARDLSRCELMVWGRISDVQIAAGLLMTLSRQQITLPLAVLSDKEVPESTAHHRDFEVLPRTTLNVPFLRSVLLHYGAKRRSAVSKPVRTTDPLTGLGNRHQLRDHLATVLDGQHEEGSVALLLVDVDQFKKVNVSYGQGAGDTLIQQVAERIQSCLASNQRLARIGGNEFAVLFQNNSGSVQNEALRRSEAIVQAMNKPFPLARHAVKMHVSLGLAIKEVGPVTVDALFAQADMAMRVAKQEKGNTLRRYTRDMTDAAQQELKLESEIRRSLRKEDFALHFQPRVDICNHRIIGVEALVRWQHPVRGLLAPGAFIRVAEESGLIVPLGYWIIHSACKFLNELSSKGLDHVQIAVNVAFKQFQDKNFVQTVANIIRKHDIAPGRLEFELTETTMMIEGSAVDQSLRELSKLGIAISLDDFGTGYSSFAHIQRLPISALKVDRSFVSGVCQSDDDATIVKAIINLAHSLKMRVIAEGAETEDQVDFLRDHECDQVQGYFFSRPIPYDDLLQMLERERKHGFKAVLEFGK is encoded by the coding sequence GTGCGCATACTTTTAATTTCCGAGCAGGAGTCGGACTTTGGCCTGATTGATCAGTTGATTCAGAAGATCACTGACATTCCCTGCCAATTACTCAGTTGCCCGGCCGACCCCGCCGCCCTGGCGGCACGTGATCTGTCTCGCTGCGAGCTGATGGTGTGGGGACGCATTTCCGATGTACAGATTGCTGCGGGCCTGCTGATGACGCTGAGCCGCCAACAGATCACGCTGCCACTGGCCGTATTAAGTGACAAAGAAGTACCTGAGTCGACCGCCCACCATCGTGATTTTGAGGTCCTGCCGCGAACCACCCTGAATGTGCCCTTCCTGCGCAGTGTGCTGCTGCACTATGGCGCAAAACGACGCAGCGCGGTAAGTAAACCGGTGCGCACGACCGATCCGCTGACCGGACTGGGTAACCGACATCAATTGCGTGACCATCTGGCGACCGTACTGGATGGCCAGCATGAAGAAGGCTCTGTTGCCTTGCTGCTGGTGGATGTGGATCAATTCAAGAAAGTGAATGTGTCCTACGGTCAGGGCGCGGGCGATACCCTGATTCAACAGGTGGCTGAGCGCATCCAGTCATGCCTGGCCTCTAATCAGCGCCTGGCACGTATCGGCGGCAATGAGTTTGCGGTGTTGTTCCAGAACAACAGCGGCAGCGTGCAGAATGAGGCATTGCGCCGCAGCGAAGCCATTGTACAGGCCATGAACAAGCCGTTTCCGCTGGCCCGACACGCGGTCAAAATGCATGTCAGCCTGGGATTGGCGATAAAAGAAGTCGGCCCGGTGACTGTTGATGCCCTTTTCGCTCAGGCGGATATGGCCATGCGCGTAGCCAAGCAGGAAAAAGGCAATACCTTGCGACGTTATACCCGTGATATGACTGATGCTGCGCAACAGGAGCTGAAGCTGGAGTCGGAAATTCGCCGCAGCCTTCGCAAGGAAGATTTTGCGCTGCACTTTCAGCCGCGGGTGGATATCTGTAATCATCGCATTATCGGGGTCGAGGCTCTGGTGCGCTGGCAGCATCCGGTGCGCGGCCTGCTGGCGCCGGGTGCCTTTATCCGGGTAGCCGAAGAAAGCGGGCTGATTGTGCCGCTGGGTTACTGGATTATTCATTCGGCCTGCAAGTTTCTCAATGAGCTTTCATCCAAAGGTCTGGATCACGTGCAGATTGCCGTGAACGTGGCGTTCAAGCAGTTCCAGGATAAAAACTTTGTGCAGACGGTGGCCAATATCATTCGTAAACACGATATTGCGCCCGGCCGGCTGGAGTTTGAACTGACTGAAACGACCATGATGATCGAAGGCAGCGCGGTTGATCAGAGCCTCAGGGAGCTTAGCAAACTGGGTATCGCGATCTCTCTGGATGATTTTGGTACCGGCTACTCATCATTTGCGCATATTCAGCGCCTGCCCATTTCGGCCTTGAAGGTGGACCGGTCTTTTGTCAGTGGTGTTTGCCAAAGCGATGACGACGCCACTATCGTTAAAGCCATCATTAACCTGGCGCACAGTCTGAAAATGCGCGTGATTGCCGAAGGTGCGGAAACCGAGGATCAGGTGGATTTTCTGCGTGATCACGAATGTGACCAGGTGCAGGGTTACTTCTTCAGTCGGCCCATTCCCTATGACGACCTGCTGCAGATGCTGGAGCGGGAGCGCAAACATGGCTTTAAAGCCGTACTGGAATTTGGCAAATAG
- the rep gene encoding DNA helicase Rep translates to MNQLNPRQKQAVRYISSPLLVLAGAGSGKTSVITQKISYLISDCSIPAHKVVAVTFTNKAAREMNERVARLLKSSQHNTRGLTIATFHRLGLTIIRHELKHLGLKSGFSIFDAQDAMSLLKSLMMKETDINDEQLRVIQWQISEWKNDLLLPAQAMDRVEDAEGVLAARVYEQYQRHLRAFNAVDFDDLILLPVTLLQDNARVRERWQNRVHYMLVDEYQDTNTSQYLLVKLLVGGRNGLTVVGDDDQSIYAWRGARPENMLLLQEDYPSLQVIKLEQNYRSSNTILQAANTLIGNNPHIYDKTLWSELGLGEPMRVIAVSDQDAEAERICTEILSLCVQKQLKFGDFAVLYRGNHQARLLEIKLQAHQIPYQLSGGTSFFSRTEIKDIMAYLRLLINPDDDNAFLRIINTPRRKIGPSILEGLGTYANDRHISMMAAIDELGLQEYLGAAKVEKLRQFREWLQQVSRNCHRGDPIKAIRQMVTDMDYEGWLQGNAATPNAAERANTNVQLLIDSLARSLENNDDPLLDEEASIEAAINKLILRDLLERQEEESVDNQVQLMTLHAAKGLEFPWVFIMGMEEELLPHRNSIENDDIEEERRLAYVGITRARRGLIFTLTKKRKQFGEIVPSTPSRFLEELPQENLLWEGRGDSTPEQRKQKGEDALAGLRALLGG, encoded by the coding sequence GTGAATCAGCTCAACCCACGCCAGAAACAAGCCGTTCGTTACATCAGCTCACCACTTCTGGTGCTGGCTGGTGCCGGCAGTGGCAAAACCAGCGTCATCACGCAAAAGATAAGCTACCTGATAAGCGACTGCAGCATTCCGGCTCACAAAGTGGTGGCCGTGACCTTTACCAACAAGGCGGCCCGTGAGATGAATGAGCGTGTCGCCCGTCTGCTCAAGAGTTCTCAACATAACACCCGTGGCTTAACAATTGCCACCTTCCACCGCCTGGGATTGACCATTATCCGGCATGAATTAAAGCATCTGGGCTTAAAAAGCGGCTTTTCCATCTTTGATGCGCAGGATGCGATGTCGCTGCTAAAAAGCCTGATGATGAAAGAAACCGATATTAACGACGAGCAACTACGGGTGATACAGTGGCAGATTTCCGAATGGAAAAATGATCTGCTGCTGCCGGCGCAGGCCATGGATCGTGTCGAAGATGCCGAGGGCGTTTTGGCGGCACGCGTCTACGAACAATATCAGCGCCACTTGCGCGCCTTTAATGCAGTGGACTTTGATGATCTGATCCTGCTGCCGGTCACCCTGTTGCAGGACAACGCCAGGGTGCGAGAGCGCTGGCAGAACCGCGTGCACTACATGTTGGTGGACGAGTACCAGGACACCAATACCAGTCAGTATCTGCTGGTCAAACTGCTGGTGGGCGGACGCAATGGCCTGACCGTCGTAGGCGATGACGACCAGTCCATCTATGCCTGGCGCGGTGCCCGACCAGAAAACATGCTGCTTTTACAGGAGGATTACCCCTCCCTGCAGGTCATCAAACTGGAACAGAACTACCGCTCGAGCAATACCATTTTGCAGGCCGCCAACACCTTGATCGGCAATAATCCGCACATCTATGACAAAACCCTGTGGAGCGAGCTGGGACTGGGCGAACCCATGCGTGTGATCGCGGTCTCCGACCAGGACGCGGAGGCCGAACGCATCTGCACCGAAATACTGAGTTTATGCGTGCAAAAACAGCTCAAGTTCGGTGATTTTGCCGTGCTGTACCGGGGCAATCATCAAGCCCGCCTGCTGGAAATAAAACTGCAGGCACACCAGATTCCCTATCAGCTCAGCGGCGGCACCTCCTTTTTCAGTCGCACCGAGATCAAGGACATCATGGCCTATCTGCGGCTACTGATTAACCCAGACGACGACAACGCCTTCCTGCGCATCATCAACACACCGCGTCGCAAGATCGGCCCCTCCATACTGGAAGGGCTGGGCACCTATGCCAATGACCGCCACATCAGCATGATGGCTGCCATTGATGAGCTGGGCCTGCAGGAATATCTGGGTGCTGCTAAAGTGGAAAAGCTGCGGCAATTCCGCGAATGGCTGCAGCAGGTTTCACGTAATTGTCATCGCGGTGATCCCATTAAAGCCATCCGGCAGATGGTCACCGACATGGACTACGAAGGCTGGCTGCAGGGCAATGCCGCCACGCCCAACGCCGCCGAACGCGCCAATACCAACGTACAGTTATTGATTGACTCCCTGGCCCGCAGCCTGGAAAACAACGATGACCCATTGCTTGATGAAGAAGCCAGCATCGAAGCGGCCATCAACAAGCTGATTCTGCGCGACCTGCTGGAACGTCAGGAAGAGGAATCTGTCGATAACCAGGTGCAACTGATGACCCTGCACGCCGCCAAAGGCCTGGAGTTCCCATGGGTCTTTATCATGGGCATGGAAGAAGAGCTGCTGCCGCACCGCAACAGCATAGAAAACGATGACATCGAAGAGGAAAGGCGCCTGGCCTATGTAGGCATCACGCGCGCACGGCGTGGCCTGATCTTCACCCTGACCAAAAAGCGCAAACAGTTTGGCGAGATCGTGCCCAGCACACCGAGTCGCTTTCTGGAGGAGCTGCCGCAGGAGAATCTGCTATGGGAAGGGCGCGGAGACAGCACCCCGGAGCAGAGGAAGCAGAAGGGCGAAGATGCGCTGGCGGGATTGCGGGCTCTGCTGGGCGGCTGA
- a CDS encoding accessory factor UbiK family protein → MILNRNLLDELSEQLSRLLPQAQAMSEEAREAARAALRQTLSKMDLVTREEFAAQQRALQRAEQKITELEELITALENRQAD, encoded by the coding sequence ATGATCTTGAACCGGAATCTGTTAGATGAATTAAGCGAGCAGTTAAGCCGATTGCTGCCTCAGGCCCAGGCCATGAGCGAGGAAGCACGCGAAGCCGCCCGAGCGGCCCTGCGCCAGACCTTGTCAAAAATGGACCTGGTCACCCGTGAAGAATTTGCTGCACAGCAACGCGCCCTGCAGCGCGCTGAGCAAAAAATTACAGAACTGGAAGAGTTGATTACAGCGCTGGAGAACCGCCAGGCAGACTAA
- the glnK gene encoding P-II family nitrogen regulator has product MKLVTAIIKPFKLDDAREALSEIGVQGITVTEVKGFGRQKGHTELYRGAEYVVDFLPKVKIEVAIGDDLLDQTLEAITKAANTGKIGDGKIFVSDLTQVIRIRTGETGEAAV; this is encoded by the coding sequence ATGAAGTTAGTAACGGCGATTATCAAGCCTTTCAAACTGGATGATGCCCGTGAGGCACTGTCTGAGATTGGCGTGCAGGGTATCACAGTGACAGAGGTCAAAGGTTTCGGTCGACAGAAAGGCCATACCGAACTGTATCGTGGTGCGGAATACGTAGTGGACTTCCTCCCCAAGGTAAAAATTGAAGTGGCTATTGGTGACGATCTGCTGGATCAGACCCTTGAGGCCATTACCAAGGCGGCGAACACCGGCAAGATTGGCGACGGCAAGATCTTTGTATCGGACCTGACGCAGGTGATCCGCATCAGAACTGGTGAAACTGGAGAGGCGGCCGTTTAA
- a CDS encoding ammonium transporter yields the protein MDTFYFLVCGALVMWMAAGFSMLEAGLVRSKNTTEILTKNVALFAVSCTMYLVCGYAIMYGGTFFLSGIEGGDSLVADALASKAEEGFDGGSVYSGASDFFFQVVFVATAMSIVSGAVAERMKLWAFLAFAVVMTGFIYPMEGSWTWGGNAVFGMFTLGDLGFSDFAGSGIVHMAGAAAALAGVLILGARKGKYGPDGSVRAIPGANLPLATLGMFILWMGWFGFNGGSVLKLADVANSNAVAMVFLNTNAAAAGGLIAALITARLMFGKADLTMALNGALAGLVAITAEPSTPSALQATLFGAIGGVIVVFSIIGLDKLKIDDPVGAISVHGTCGLLGLLLVPLTNDGSSFSGQIIGALTIFVWVFVTSLIVWIALKAVIGIRVSEEEEDSGVDLSECGLEAYPEFTK from the coding sequence ATGGACACCTTCTACTTTCTGGTGTGTGGCGCACTGGTTATGTGGATGGCAGCAGGCTTCTCCATGCTGGAGGCCGGTCTGGTCCGTTCCAAGAATACAACCGAAATTCTGACTAAAAACGTCGCGCTGTTTGCGGTGTCCTGCACCATGTATCTGGTGTGCGGCTATGCCATCATGTACGGCGGCACCTTCTTCCTGAGCGGTATTGAAGGTGGCGATTCGCTGGTCGCGGATGCACTGGCTTCCAAGGCCGAAGAAGGCTTTGACGGTGGCTCTGTTTACTCAGGCGCTTCTGACTTCTTCTTCCAGGTGGTGTTTGTGGCAACAGCCATGTCTATCGTCTCCGGCGCCGTGGCTGAGCGTATGAAGCTGTGGGCCTTCCTGGCTTTTGCTGTTGTCATGACTGGTTTCATCTATCCGATGGAAGGTAGCTGGACATGGGGCGGTAACGCTGTATTTGGCATGTTCACACTGGGTGATCTGGGCTTCTCTGATTTCGCAGGCTCTGGCATTGTTCACATGGCGGGTGCCGCAGCTGCGCTGGCGGGTGTACTGATCCTGGGTGCCCGTAAAGGCAAATATGGACCGGACGGCTCAGTTCGAGCAATTCCCGGTGCTAACCTGCCGCTGGCTACACTCGGTATGTTCATCCTGTGGATGGGCTGGTTCGGTTTCAACGGTGGTTCAGTTCTGAAGCTGGCTGACGTGGCTAACTCCAATGCAGTGGCCATGGTGTTCCTGAACACTAACGCAGCAGCAGCGGGTGGTTTGATTGCCGCCCTGATCACAGCTCGCCTGATGTTCGGCAAAGCGGATCTGACCATGGCCCTTAACGGTGCCCTGGCTGGCCTGGTGGCGATTACTGCTGAGCCTTCTACTCCGAGTGCGCTGCAGGCAACACTGTTCGGAGCAATTGGCGGCGTGATCGTTGTGTTCAGCATCATCGGTCTGGACAAGCTGAAGATCGACGATCCGGTCGGTGCGATCTCTGTGCACGGTACCTGTGGTCTGCTGGGTCTGTTGCTGGTGCCGCTCACTAACGATGGCTCCTCATTCTCCGGCCAGATCATTGGCGCCCTGACCATCTTCGTCTGGGTATTTGTGACCAGTCTGATTGTGTGGATCGCCTTGAAAGCTGTCATCGGCATCCGCGTCAGCGAAGAGGAAGAAGATTCAGGTGTAGACCTGTCCGAGTGCGGACTGGAAGCCTACCCCGAATTTACCAAGTAA
- a CDS encoding c-type cytochrome, translating to MLNLGLKSRVVKLALLVMGIGIAGSVVAQSARDQMIADRLAPVGQVCLAGEDCASGAAPAVAQAAGGGAFDVEASYNQYCAMCHNTGMAGAPTREAADHWTTRMSEDGFDTVLANAINGINAMPARGMCATCSDDEMSELVEYLSGHSPE from the coding sequence ATGTTGAATCTGGGTCTGAAATCCCGTGTGGTGAAACTCGCCCTGCTGGTTATGGGTATCGGCATTGCGGGTAGCGTGGTGGCTCAATCGGCTCGAGATCAGATGATTGCTGATCGTCTGGCGCCGGTGGGCCAGGTCTGTCTGGCTGGCGAAGATTGCGCCAGCGGTGCGGCACCTGCTGTCGCTCAGGCGGCCGGTGGCGGTGCGTTTGACGTAGAAGCCTCGTATAACCAGTATTGTGCAATGTGTCACAACACCGGTATGGCCGGTGCGCCGACGCGTGAAGCGGCTGATCACTGGACGACCCGCATGAGCGAGGATGGTTTCGATACGGTGCTGGCTAATGCCATCAATGGCATCAATGCCATGCCGGCCCGTGGTATGTGCGCCACCTGTTCAGATGATGAAATGTCTGAGCTGGTCGAGTACCTGAGTGGTCATTCGCCCGAGTAA
- a CDS encoding SapC family protein, with protein MNTADFQIVTRDKHGDMRWRPVASFQFAAQDAVAALVVQEVPSAIMSFPVAFLISDDRYIPVALMGVTSGQNLFVAPDGEWLADYIPAVYRSYPFRLMEKNPDEYVLCVDGASGLLHRGIEGERFFQDSGEPSARVSEILELLTRIERDRKTTATACAALEKHGLIEPWPLTVQDGDEELQVGGLHRINEASLYQLSPECLCELRDSAALMLAYAQLFSVQHIHKLGPLVVKHANTLRAEQARMADISLSGDDGGSLSFDDLN; from the coding sequence ATGAATACAGCAGATTTTCAAATTGTAACCCGGGACAAACACGGGGATATGCGCTGGCGGCCAGTCGCCAGTTTTCAGTTTGCAGCCCAGGATGCAGTGGCTGCGTTAGTGGTGCAGGAAGTACCAAGCGCCATCATGTCTTTTCCGGTGGCTTTTCTTATTAGCGACGACAGATATATCCCGGTGGCACTCATGGGGGTCACCTCAGGGCAGAATCTGTTTGTAGCGCCGGATGGGGAGTGGCTGGCCGACTACATTCCAGCAGTGTATCGCAGTTATCCCTTCAGGCTGATGGAAAAAAATCCGGACGAGTATGTGCTTTGTGTTGACGGGGCAAGTGGTCTCCTGCACCGAGGCATTGAGGGGGAGCGTTTTTTTCAGGACTCCGGTGAGCCTTCTGCACGTGTTAGTGAAATCCTGGAGCTGTTGACACGTATCGAGCGCGATCGAAAGACGACAGCCACTGCCTGCGCGGCGTTGGAAAAACACGGATTGATCGAACCATGGCCGTTAACTGTCCAGGACGGTGATGAAGAGCTGCAGGTGGGCGGCCTGCATCGCATCAATGAGGCCAGTCTGTATCAACTCTCACCAGAGTGCCTGTGTGAGCTGCGCGACAGTGCCGCGCTGATGCTGGCCTATGCGCAGTTGTTTTCTGTCCAGCATATTCATAAACTGGGACCGCTGGTGGTAAAACATGCCAATACCTTGCGGGCAGAGCAGGCACGCATGGCGGACATTTCACTGTCAGGTGACGACGGCGGCTCGCTGTCCTTTGATGACCTGAATTAA
- a CDS encoding class I SAM-dependent methyltransferase, whose translation MSDWTAGYVADIGYTFGYYHELNPLRVKLAFANQGLIAPPCVTACELGFGQGLSVAEHASASLVSWHGTDFNPAQAANAQELTSVAGVRARLYDESFSEFADRADLPEFDYIGLHGIWSWVSDDNRQCIVDFIRRKLKAGGVLYISYNTLPGWAAFAPMRHLMTEHAEVVGSEGSGIVGRIEGALEFAEKLLEVNPSYVRVNQQVPERVKKLKDQNRHYLAHEYFNRDWHPMHFATLADWLSETKLNFACSANYLDHIDPINLTSEQQKFLSDIPDIMFRESVRDFMTNQQFRKDYWVKGPRRLSELERLELLRAQRVILATPRSDVPLKVTGSLGAADMTESIYKPILDALANYKIRSVGEIEQAVAGQKVNFPQLVQAIMILIGAQHVFPVNDDEVIGKVKKQTEALNRHLIQKARSSSDVSYLASPVTGGGHVVSRFQQLFMIDMIRGRKEPDEWANFAWEVLSLQGQKILKEGKVIESPEDNLIELKQQARDFSEKHLAVLKALKIL comes from the coding sequence ATGAGCGACTGGACCGCTGGTTATGTAGCCGACATTGGCTATACGTTTGGTTATTATCACGAGTTGAACCCACTACGAGTCAAATTGGCATTTGCCAATCAGGGGCTGATTGCACCGCCCTGTGTGACGGCATGTGAGCTGGGTTTTGGCCAGGGTCTTAGCGTGGCCGAGCATGCATCGGCATCACTGGTAAGCTGGCATGGAACAGATTTCAATCCGGCCCAGGCTGCCAATGCGCAAGAGCTGACCAGTGTCGCTGGTGTGCGTGCGCGACTCTATGACGAGTCGTTTAGTGAATTTGCTGATCGGGCGGATCTACCTGAGTTTGACTATATCGGCCTGCATGGCATCTGGAGCTGGGTATCCGACGACAATCGCCAGTGTATCGTCGACTTTATCCGCCGCAAGCTTAAAGCAGGTGGTGTCCTCTATATAAGTTACAACACTCTGCCTGGCTGGGCCGCTTTTGCACCGATGAGACATCTGATGACTGAACATGCCGAGGTGGTTGGCTCCGAAGGCAGCGGCATCGTCGGACGAATCGAGGGCGCGTTGGAATTCGCTGAAAAATTATTGGAAGTGAATCCATCGTATGTCAGGGTCAACCAGCAGGTCCCGGAACGCGTTAAAAAACTGAAGGATCAGAACCGGCACTATCTTGCCCATGAATACTTTAATCGTGATTGGCATCCGATGCACTTCGCGACGCTCGCTGACTGGCTATCTGAGACCAAACTGAATTTCGCCTGCTCTGCGAACTATCTGGACCATATTGATCCGATCAATCTGACATCAGAACAGCAGAAATTCCTTAGCGACATTCCGGACATCATGTTCCGGGAATCAGTGCGTGATTTCATGACTAATCAGCAGTTCCGCAAGGATTACTGGGTCAAGGGCCCGAGGCGTCTTTCAGAACTTGAGCGACTGGAGTTACTGAGGGCGCAGCGCGTCATTCTGGCAACGCCCCGCAGCGACGTGCCGCTTAAAGTGACCGGCTCATTAGGCGCTGCAGATATGACCGAGAGCATCTACAAGCCGATTCTGGATGCACTGGCTAATTATAAAATACGCTCCGTGGGCGAGATTGAGCAGGCCGTAGCAGGGCAGAAGGTTAACTTCCCTCAGCTCGTGCAAGCGATCATGATTCTGATTGGTGCTCAGCATGTGTTTCCGGTCAATGATGATGAGGTCATTGGCAAAGTGAAAAAACAGACAGAGGCGCTAAACCGGCACCTGATTCAAAAGGCCAGGTCCAGCAGTGATGTCTCCTATCTGGCAAGCCCGGTAACGGGTGGCGGCCATGTTGTGAGCCGTTTTCAGCAATTGTTCATGATCGATATGATCCGTGGTCGCAAAGAGCCGGATGAGTGGGCCAACTTTGCATGGGAAGTTCTGTCGTTACAGGGTCAGAAGATACTGAAGGAAGGCAAGGTTATCGAGTCGCCTGAAGACAATCTTATTGAACTGAAACAACAGGCGCGCGATTTCTCGGAAAAACATCTCGCCGTCCTCAAGGCGTTAAAAATACTGTGA
- a CDS encoding c-type cytochrome, whose translation MKVAKTAVALSGLALATVFTAGSATAEQTLTLAQISEGFDPQRTYTQSCGACHNSGAAGAPRLGNADDWTSRLEKGRDVLLENTINGYNNIMPPKGMCFTCSDDELAAVLDYILENSAE comes from the coding sequence ATGAAAGTAGCAAAAACCGCTGTAGCACTGTCAGGCCTGGCTCTGGCGACTGTATTCACTGCTGGCTCAGCAACTGCAGAGCAGACCCTGACGCTGGCGCAGATTTCTGAGGGTTTTGACCCCCAGCGCACCTACACCCAGAGCTGTGGCGCCTGCCACAATAGCGGTGCCGCCGGTGCGCCGCGCCTGGGTAATGCTGACGACTGGACTTCGCGTCTGGAAAAAGGCCGCGATGTGCTGTTGGAAAACACCATCAATGGCTATAACAACATCATGCCGCCCAAGGGCATGTGCTTCACCTGCTCTGACGATGAGCTGGCTGCTGTTCTGGATTACATCCTGGAAAACAGTGCCGAGTGA
- a CDS encoding DUF2442 domain-containing protein, which translates to MHKITHVQTKPGSILKVTFSDGVCGELCIADRLYGPIFEPLKNPELFAQAKVDSFGIVCWPNGADLDSDVLYREISTGTDDAQSDNSWDEFFNQTPAFDDDFMSDRTK; encoded by the coding sequence TTGCATAAAATAACTCATGTACAGACCAAGCCAGGCTCGATACTGAAAGTCACCTTCAGTGATGGAGTGTGTGGAGAGCTTTGTATTGCGGACCGTTTGTATGGTCCCATATTTGAGCCGCTGAAGAATCCCGAGCTATTTGCTCAGGCAAAGGTGGATAGTTTTGGTATTGTGTGCTGGCCAAACGGAGCTGATCTGGACTCAGATGTCCTGTATCGGGAAATTTCAACTGGGACGGATGACGCACAATCAGATAACAGTTGGGATGAATTCTTTAACCAGACGCCGGCTTTTGATGATGATTTTATGAGCGATAGAACAAAGTAG